In Bacillus sp. DX3.1, the following proteins share a genomic window:
- the spoIIIAE gene encoding stage III sporulation protein AE: protein MLRKLGTKLLFACFLFFSLPIVVQASPIEKNVVNQQLDKLGIEDVKRYWDEIVTKYGGYLPESQKGSFMEFVKGEKEFSIKEWMLGLLKYLFHELVANGKLLGTLIMLTIFSALLQSLQSAFAKSSVSKIADAVVYMVLVIFALNSFYVVMTYARETIQTMVDFILALLPILLALTATGGGVVSVSFFHPIIIFLMNTSGLLMNYIVLPLLLLATILSIVSTMSDQYKVTKLSKLLQNVSVGSIGIFLTVFLGVLSVQGTATAVADGIAVKTAKFVTGNFIPVVGRMFTEAADTVISASGLLKNTVGIIGLIILCLIVAFPAIQIFCIAFIYKFAAAVLQPVGGAPIIQCLDIIGRSIIYVFACLAIVSFMFFLSITIIIAAGNITLMMR from the coding sequence ATGTTGCGAAAGCTTGGAACAAAGCTGCTGTTTGCTTGCTTCCTTTTCTTTTCTTTACCAATTGTCGTACAAGCTTCTCCTATAGAAAAAAACGTTGTAAATCAGCAGTTGGATAAGCTTGGAATCGAAGATGTGAAGCGGTATTGGGATGAGATTGTCACAAAGTATGGCGGCTATTTACCGGAGAGTCAAAAGGGAAGTTTTATGGAATTTGTAAAAGGAGAAAAGGAGTTTTCTATAAAAGAATGGATGCTTGGTTTATTAAAATATTTATTTCACGAGCTCGTTGCAAATGGAAAGCTGCTTGGGACGCTCATTATGCTCACAATTTTTAGTGCGCTTTTACAATCTTTGCAATCTGCTTTTGCAAAGAGCAGCGTTAGTAAAATTGCGGATGCAGTTGTATATATGGTGTTGGTTATTTTTGCTTTAAATAGCTTTTATGTTGTGATGACGTATGCACGTGAAACGATTCAGACGATGGTGGATTTTATTTTAGCCTTGCTACCAATCTTGTTGGCTCTTACAGCAACTGGAGGCGGTGTGGTATCTGTATCTTTTTTTCATCCGATTATTATTTTTTTAATGAACACAAGTGGGTTACTCATGAATTATATTGTACTCCCGCTTTTATTGCTTGCGACAATATTAAGTATTGTAAGTACAATGAGCGATCAATATAAAGTAACAAAATTGTCCAAGCTTTTGCAAAATGTAAGTGTTGGAAGTATCGGCATCTTTTTAACGGTTTTTCTCGGTGTTTTATCCGTACAAGGAACTGCAACGGCTGTTGCAGATGGAATTGCCGTGAAAACAGCAAAATTTGTAACCGGTAACTTTATCCCTGTGGTTGGAAGGATGTTTACGGAAGCGGCAGATACGGTTATTAGTGCTTCCGGGTTGTTGAAGAATACGGTTGGAATTATCGGGCTCATTATTTTATGTTTAATTGTTGCTTTTCCTGCAATTCAAATCTTTTGTATTGCGTTTATTTATAAATTTGCTGCAGCGGTACTACAACCAGTTGGCGGAGCCCCTATTATTCAATGTTTAGATATTATTGGGCGGAGTATTATTTACGTATTTGCTTGTTTAGCTATCGTATCCTTTATGTTCTTTCTAAGTATTACCATCATTATTGCGGCAGGGAATATTACGCTCATGATGCGATAG
- the spoIIIAD gene encoding stage III sporulation protein AD, with translation MLQIVGLGLVATFLAAVLNQHKSSMTSLFIVFVGSVMFLLLIDQIHSILKMIERVASEAKVSNVYVETLLKIIGIAYIAEFGAQITKDAGQGAIASKIELAGKILILVMAIPILTVVIETILGFLPTG, from the coding sequence ATTTTACAAATTGTCGGATTAGGCCTCGTCGCGACATTTTTAGCGGCTGTGTTAAATCAACATAAATCTAGTATGACCTCATTATTTATTGTATTCGTTGGTAGTGTTATGTTTCTTCTACTAATCGATCAAATTCATTCCATTTTAAAGATGATTGAGAGAGTTGCAAGTGAAGCAAAAGTAAGCAATGTATATGTCGAAACGTTACTAAAAATCATTGGAATTGCCTATATTGCTGAATTCGGAGCGCAAATTACAAAAGATGCCGGACAAGGTGCAATTGCCTCAAAAATTGAACTAGCTGGAAAAATTTTAATTCTTGTCATGGCAATTCCAATTTTAACGGTTGTAATAGAAACAATTCTCGGTTTTTTACCTACAGGATAA
- the spoIIIAC gene encoding stage III sporulation protein AC has translation MSIDVGLIFQIAGIGIVLAFIHTVLKELKREDIANWVILVGFVVILFHVAFLINTLFDKIKSVFLFQ, from the coding sequence ATGTCTATCGATGTTGGATTGATATTTCAAATCGCCGGAATTGGCATTGTTTTAGCATTCATTCATACAGTACTCAAAGAATTAAAGCGAGAAGATATTGCAAATTGGGTCATTCTTGTCGGTTTCGTTGTTATTTTATTCCACGTTGCATTTTTGATTAATACTTTGTTTGACAAGATTAAAAGCGTCTTTCTCTTTCAGTAA
- the spoIIIAB gene encoding stage III sporulation protein SpoIIIAB: MMKIFGAVLIVAVTTLFGFSYAKRYSERPRQLRLLKAALQSLEAEIMYGHTPLSEAAERLVRQMPKPLNWIFRSFSKRLERGEQTVREAWIESLQENWKLTAFKQTEYEILQQFGETLGQHDRESQQKHIRLCITHLEREEGEAKAMQLQYEKMIKSLGVLIGLLIVILLL, encoded by the coding sequence ATGATGAAAATTTTTGGTGCTGTCTTAATTGTAGCAGTTACCACCTTGTTTGGTTTTTCTTATGCAAAGCGGTATAGTGAACGACCGCGCCAACTTCGGTTATTAAAAGCAGCGCTACAATCGTTAGAAGCTGAAATTATGTATGGACATACACCTTTATCAGAAGCAGCTGAACGCCTTGTGAGACAAATGCCGAAACCTTTAAATTGGATCTTTCGTAGCTTTTCTAAACGGCTAGAGCGCGGTGAGCAAACCGTTAGAGAAGCTTGGATTGAAAGCTTACAAGAAAATTGGAAACTAACCGCATTTAAACAAACAGAGTATGAGATTTTACAGCAATTTGGTGAAACGTTAGGGCAGCATGATCGTGAATCACAGCAAAAGCATATTCGTTTATGCATTACCCATTTAGAAAGAGAAGAGGGCGAAGCGAAAGCGATGCAGCTTCAATATGAAAAGATGATTAAAAGTTTAGGTGTATTAATAGGACTGCTCATCGTAATTTTACTGCTATAG
- the spoIIIAA gene encoding stage III sporulation protein AA, with amino-acid sequence MKEVLEVLPKHMKQFIENCKQYSTLEEIRVRIGRPLECIAHGEVYFYDYIVTAEDAIYLLNKLSQYSIYTMEEELKRGYVTLRGGHRIGLAGKVITEKSKVKMIRDVSSFNIRIARQKIGIAEPLLPYLYHSRWLNTMVIGPPQTGKTTLLRDVARCMSQGVASHKIPSCKVGIIDERSEIAGCVKGIPQYEFGPRVDVLDACPKAEGMMMMIRSMSPDVLIVDEIGRREDSEAIMEAVHAGVQLFISAHGFSYEDVIKRPSLKAVMGLGVFDRFVELSKARGPGTVVQVKDIRGKPVLKQGKVPSV; translated from the coding sequence ATGAAAGAAGTGTTAGAGGTTTTGCCAAAGCATATGAAACAGTTTATTGAAAACTGTAAGCAATATAGCACATTAGAAGAAATTCGTGTTCGTATTGGGAGACCGCTTGAGTGTATAGCGCATGGAGAAGTGTATTTTTATGACTATATCGTTACAGCAGAAGATGCAATTTATTTACTAAATAAGCTCAGTCAGTATTCGATTTATACGATGGAAGAGGAGTTAAAGAGAGGGTATGTTACGCTGCGCGGTGGACACCGGATTGGTTTAGCCGGAAAAGTGATTACGGAAAAAAGTAAGGTGAAAATGATTCGTGATGTTTCGTCATTTAATATTCGAATCGCACGACAAAAAATCGGAATTGCTGAACCGCTCTTGCCGTACTTATACCACTCACGTTGGCTGAATACGATGGTAATTGGACCGCCACAAACAGGAAAAACAACACTCTTACGTGATGTCGCCCGTTGTATGAGTCAAGGAGTTGCTTCTCATAAAATCCCTTCTTGCAAAGTAGGAATTATTGATGAGCGATCTGAAATTGCTGGATGTGTGAAGGGGATTCCGCAATACGAGTTTGGACCGCGTGTTGATGTGCTTGATGCATGTCCGAAAGCGGAGGGAATGATGATGATGATTCGTTCCATGAGCCCAGATGTACTAATTGTTGATGAGATTGGACGCAGGGAAGATAGCGAAGCGATTATGGAAGCGGTGCATGCGGGTGTCCAGCTTTTTATAAGTGCACACGGCTTTTCATATGAAGATGTCATAAAGCGGCCGTCTTTAAAAGCGGTTATGGGGTTAGGTGTGTTCGATCGCTTTGTGGAATTATCAAAAGCGCGAGGCCCTGGAACAGTTGTGCAAGTGAAAGATATACGTGGGAAACCTGTTCTAAAGCAAGGAAAGGTGCCGAGCGTATGA
- a CDS encoding YqhV family protein has product MKQWLAAIETSVLVMGLLRLFSGSVEVFAALLMLYVNDAKKALFINGMLAFVGPTVLIITMSIGIASVASEISFLKLFFLTLGIGCIFIAVLK; this is encoded by the coding sequence ATGAAACAGTGGCTAGCGGCAATCGAAACATCTGTACTTGTGATGGGGCTTCTCAGGCTGTTTTCAGGTAGCGTGGAGGTATTCGCCGCTTTGCTTATGCTTTATGTTAATGATGCAAAAAAAGCATTATTTATAAACGGTATGTTGGCGTTTGTTGGACCGACTGTATTAATCATAACGATGTCAATCGGCATTGCGAGCGTTGCCAGTGAAATTTCCTTTTTAAAGCTCTTTTTTCTGACTCTTGGAATCGGTTGTATTTTTATTGCCGTGTTGAAATAG
- a CDS encoding GNAT family N-acetyltransferase, which translates to MRYVRLVPLDLQYAEIIFTLSTDPHVKDALGLKVETIEDTKEFIRFAIEEEKQKRSLSRVILNASRDVVGITSLKHIDHEQKQSHIGSWLGYPYWGQGYNEAAKKEIFKIAFEELHLTYVFAGAKTTNIRSQKVQEKLPYTSLHVEKQFPEEHAALEKETKSPCVLHAISRENFLNWMKLEQKTREV; encoded by the coding sequence ATGCGGTATGTACGATTAGTACCACTCGATTTACAATATGCAGAAATCATTTTTACATTATCAACTGATCCACATGTAAAAGACGCTCTAGGGCTAAAAGTAGAAACTATAGAGGATACAAAGGAATTTATTCGCTTTGCAATTGAAGAAGAAAAACAGAAGAGATCCCTTTCAAGAGTAATTTTAAACGCAAGTCGAGACGTAGTTGGTATCACCTCTCTCAAACATATCGATCACGAACAAAAACAATCTCATATCGGTAGTTGGCTAGGTTATCCATATTGGGGACAAGGATACAACGAGGCTGCGAAAAAAGAAATTTTCAAAATTGCATTTGAAGAGCTTCACCTTACATATGTATTTGCTGGTGCAAAAACAACAAATATTCGTTCCCAAAAAGTGCAGGAGAAATTGCCTTATACTTCTCTACATGTAGAAAAGCAATTTCCAGAGGAGCATGCAGCATTAGAAAAGGAAACAAAATCTCCTTGTGTATTGCATGCTATATCTCGGGAAAACTTTTTAAATTGGATGAAACTAGAGCAAAAAACTAGGGAGGTCTGA
- the efp gene encoding elongation factor P, translating to MISVNDFRTGLTIAVDNSLWQVIDFQHVKPGKGAAFVRSKLRNLRTGSVQEKTFRAGEKVEKAHIENRRMQYLYASGDAHVFMDNGTYEQIELGEAQIERELKFLKENMEVSIMTYQGEVLGVELPNTVELKVVETEPGIKGDTASNVTKPATLETGLVVQVPIFINEGEMLIINTGEGKYVSRA from the coding sequence ATGATTTCAGTAAATGATTTTCGTACAGGTTTAACAATTGCGGTGGACAACAGCCTTTGGCAGGTTATCGATTTCCAACACGTAAAGCCAGGTAAAGGTGCAGCGTTCGTTCGTTCTAAATTACGTAACCTTCGCACAGGTTCTGTTCAAGAAAAAACATTCCGTGCTGGTGAAAAAGTAGAAAAAGCACATATCGAAAACCGTCGTATGCAATACTTATACGCGAGTGGAGATGCTCACGTATTCATGGATAACGGAACTTATGAGCAAATCGAACTTGGGGAAGCTCAAATCGAACGCGAATTAAAATTCCTAAAAGAAAACATGGAAGTATCGATCATGACATACCAAGGCGAAGTACTTGGCGTTGAACTTCCAAATACTGTTGAGTTAAAAGTTGTAGAAACAGAACCAGGTATTAAAGGTGATACAGCTTCTAACGTAACAAAACCAGCTACATTAGAAACTGGTCTTGTTGTACAAGTACCAATCTTCATTAACGAAGGTGAAATGCTTATCATCAACACTGGCGAAGGTAAATACGTTTCTCGTGCATAG
- the pepQ gene encoding Xaa-Pro dipeptidase, with protein MEKITKLRSAFGEAGIDGILLTNEYSRRYMTNFTGTAGVVLISSERALFITDFRYVEQAGKQAVGYEIVQHTGPILEEVAKRVKELGIQKLGFEQDTLTYSSYTAHKDEVEAEFIPTSGLVEKLRLIKTDSEIKILKEAAQIADAAFEHILSFIRPGVSEIEVSNELEFFMRKQGATSSSFDIIVASGLRSALPHGVASEKLIEKGDFVTLDFGAYYKGYCSDITRTIAVGEPSDKLKEIYNVVLEAQLRGVNGIKAGLTGREADALTRDYITEKGYGEYFGHSTGHGVGLEIHEAPGLAFRSETVLEPGMAVTVEPGIYIPGVGGVRIEDDIIVTSEGNEVITKSPKELIIL; from the coding sequence ATGGAGAAAATTACAAAATTAAGAAGTGCATTTGGGGAAGCTGGTATTGACGGTATTTTATTAACGAACGAATATAGTCGCAGATACATGACGAATTTTACAGGAACAGCCGGCGTTGTATTAATTTCAAGTGAACGCGCGCTATTTATTACAGATTTTCGTTATGTAGAACAAGCTGGGAAACAAGCGGTTGGCTATGAGATTGTACAACATACAGGTCCAATCCTTGAGGAAGTTGCAAAACGCGTGAAGGAATTAGGAATTCAAAAGCTTGGTTTTGAGCAAGATACTCTTACATATAGCTCTTATACAGCACATAAAGACGAAGTTGAAGCGGAATTTATTCCAACTTCTGGCCTTGTAGAAAAGTTACGCTTGATTAAGACGGATTCAGAGATTAAGATATTAAAGGAAGCTGCACAGATTGCAGATGCTGCCTTTGAACATATTCTATCATTCATTCGCCCAGGAGTATCTGAAATTGAAGTGTCAAATGAACTTGAATTTTTCATGAGAAAACAAGGAGCAACATCTTCTTCGTTTGATATTATCGTTGCTTCGGGACTTCGTTCAGCATTGCCGCACGGTGTGGCATCTGAAAAATTGATAGAAAAAGGAGATTTTGTTACATTAGACTTCGGTGCTTATTATAAAGGATATTGCTCTGACATTACTCGTACGATTGCAGTCGGCGAACCATCTGATAAATTAAAAGAAATTTATAATGTCGTTTTAGAAGCACAGCTGCGCGGTGTGAATGGCATTAAAGCTGGTTTAACTGGTCGTGAAGCTGACGCATTAACACGTGACTACATAACGGAAAAAGGATACGGTGAATATTTCGGACATTCTACAGGTCATGGCGTAGGTCTTGAGATTCATGAAGCACCGGGCTTAGCATTCCGCTCTGAAACGGTACTTGAGCCAGGAATGGCTGTGACAGTAGAACCGGGCATTTATATTCCAGGTGTTGGCGGTGTACGTATTGAAGACGATATTATCGTAACAAGTGAAGGTAATGAAGTAATAACGAAATCTCCAAAAGAACTTATTATTTTGTAA
- the aroQ gene encoding type II 3-dehydroquinate dehydratase → MKKLLLVNGPNLNRLGVREVNVYGKGTLASLETEMKQEAEKLGVELECFQSNHEGALIDIIHEADDIYEGIILNPGAFTHYSYAIRDAIASVSIPVIEVHISNIHQRESFRHESVTAPVTVGQIVGFGFYGYKLALFALMEKLREA, encoded by the coding sequence ATGAAAAAGTTGCTCCTCGTTAACGGTCCTAACTTAAATCGTCTCGGTGTTCGAGAAGTGAATGTATATGGAAAAGGAACGTTAGCATCGCTAGAAACAGAGATGAAGCAAGAAGCAGAAAAATTGGGAGTGGAGTTAGAATGTTTTCAATCGAATCATGAAGGTGCTCTTATAGACATCATTCACGAGGCCGATGATATATATGAAGGAATCATTCTAAACCCAGGAGCATTTACGCATTATAGTTACGCGATTCGAGATGCGATTGCGAGCGTCTCGATTCCGGTCATTGAAGTGCACATTTCTAACATTCATCAGCGCGAATCGTTTCGTCACGAATCTGTGACAGCACCGGTTACCGTGGGACAAATTGTTGGATTTGGTTTCTATGGCTATAAGTTGGCGTTATTTGCATTAATGGAAAAACTCAGGGAGGCATAA
- a CDS encoding YqhR family membrane protein, with amino-acid sequence MTQEQSITKKIVQIGLFGGLFWGGVWYFLHIFSFTEAGPNYLLLPFAFGTWKEGVWGNVLAIVFIGILSIIVAFLYKATFKKFEGVLPGILYGFFWWAILFLGIGSIAPVIKSALQLSKETIVTTICIFILYGVFISYSVAFEANNVNQGEGTEKTNYSNK; translated from the coding sequence GTGACGCAAGAACAGTCAATAACAAAGAAGATTGTGCAGATTGGATTATTTGGTGGATTATTCTGGGGAGGCGTATGGTATTTCCTTCATATTTTTTCATTTACCGAAGCTGGGCCGAACTATTTACTCTTACCTTTTGCCTTTGGAACTTGGAAAGAGGGAGTTTGGGGGAATGTACTTGCTATTGTTTTTATAGGGATTCTCTCCATTATTGTGGCATTTCTCTATAAAGCTACTTTTAAAAAATTTGAAGGCGTATTGCCAGGGATATTATACGGTTTCTTTTGGTGGGCCATTTTATTTTTAGGGATCGGTTCCATCGCTCCTGTCATTAAAAGCGCACTCCAGTTATCGAAAGAAACAATTGTGACCACAATATGTATCTTTATTTTATATGGCGTATTTATCTCTTACTCCGTTGCATTTGAGGCGAACAATGTGAATCAAGGGGAAGGGACGGAGAAGACAAACTATTCAAATAAGTAA
- a CDS encoding DUF1385 domain-containing protein, producing the protein MAEETKQIYGGQAVIEGVMFGGREYTVTAIRRKDKSIEFYRLPRARNKISSMLRKVPFLRGIAAIIDASANGAKHLNFASERFDVHPEEDEQLAQKKEEQSKLTMILGVAAVGVLSFLFGKVIFTAAPALLAELTRPIFPSHTGQIIVESIIKLLLLLSYIYIVSLTPLIKRVFQYHGAEHKVINAYEHNLPLTVENVQKQTRLHYRCGSSFIVFTVIIGMFVYFLVPTDPLWVRVVNRILLIPVVLGISFEVLQFTNRLRDIPVLRVLGYPGLWLQLLTTKEPADDQVEVAIASFEELLRLENKQQ; encoded by the coding sequence ATGGCAGAAGAGACAAAACAAATATACGGCGGGCAAGCGGTCATAGAAGGAGTTATGTTTGGCGGTAGAGAATATACTGTTACGGCGATTCGACGTAAAGATAAATCAATCGAATTTTATCGATTACCACGCGCTCGTAATAAAATATCATCTATGTTAAGAAAGGTTCCCTTTCTACGCGGCATCGCTGCCATTATTGATGCAAGTGCCAATGGAGCAAAGCATTTAAACTTTGCTTCTGAACGATTTGATGTCCATCCTGAAGAAGATGAACAGCTTGCGCAGAAAAAAGAAGAACAGTCAAAATTAACGATGATACTAGGAGTAGCGGCAGTCGGAGTCCTATCATTCCTCTTCGGCAAAGTCATTTTTACGGCTGCACCCGCCCTTTTGGCAGAATTGACAAGACCCATTTTTCCATCGCACACTGGGCAAATTATTGTCGAAAGTATCATTAAGCTTCTCTTATTGCTTAGTTATATTTACATTGTGTCACTAACTCCGCTTATTAAGCGTGTATTTCAATATCACGGTGCGGAACATAAAGTCATCAATGCTTACGAACATAATCTTCCGCTAACAGTAGAAAATGTGCAAAAACAAACCCGCCTGCATTATCGATGCGGTAGCAGCTTTATTGTATTTACAGTCATCATTGGAATGTTTGTCTACTTTCTCGTTCCAACTGATCCACTTTGGGTCCGTGTTGTAAACCGTATTTTACTCATTCCAGTTGTTCTTGGGATTTCGTTTGAAGTATTGCAGTTTACGAACCGTTTACGAGATATTCCAGTCCTGCGCGTATTAGGATACCCAGGATTATGGCTACAATTATTAACAACGAAAGAACCAGCAGATGATCAAGTTGAAGTTGCAATTGCATCATTTGAAGAATTATTGCGTTTAGAAAACAAACAACAATAA
- a CDS encoding SA1362 family protein, protein MNGRSFMFALFLVIIGLAIFGLVISAITDPYGVVRNIVTMLIVVGVFYLLYKMFTNSSGSANSQNSYKRAAKQSKQKYGKQNVAPLSNSLLKRNAPDDKGKKGNQPLLKRKRKQSHLTVIEGKKNKKKDRASF, encoded by the coding sequence ATGAACGGTCGTTCGTTTATGTTCGCTTTATTTTTAGTTATCATTGGGTTAGCAATATTTGGTCTTGTCATATCGGCGATTACAGATCCATATGGAGTGGTAAGAAACATTGTCACAATGCTAATTGTTGTTGGTGTCTTTTACTTATTATATAAAATGTTTACAAACTCCAGCGGTTCAGCCAATTCACAAAACTCCTATAAGCGTGCTGCGAAACAGTCGAAGCAAAAATATGGAAAACAAAATGTAGCACCTCTAAGCAATTCTTTATTAAAACGAAACGCGCCTGATGACAAAGGTAAAAAAGGAAATCAACCCTTGCTAAAGCGGAAGCGAAAACAATCTCATTTAACAGTAATTGAAGGTAAGAAAAATAAAAAGAAAGACCGCGCTTCCTTTTAG
- a CDS encoding HAD family hydrolase, with amino-acid sequence MKAIIFDFDGLIVDTETIWFQAFQEVVREYGGDLPLEEFAKCIGTTDEVLYTYIEQQLKENFHKEVLEEKVSIMHREKMKMPVARDGVKEYLEEAKSLNLKIGLASSSSREWVVGFLQDLGIREYFEVIKTKEDVEKVKPDPALYKAAILELGIESSEAVVFEDSVNGAKAAIAAGLKCVIVPNDVTKALVFENHHLRLESMKEKSLKEVLQHIMAL; translated from the coding sequence ATGAAGGCAATTATCTTTGATTTTGATGGATTAATCGTAGATACAGAAACCATTTGGTTCCAAGCTTTTCAAGAGGTTGTCCGCGAATATGGTGGGGATCTTCCACTTGAAGAGTTTGCAAAATGTATTGGAACAACAGATGAGGTGCTTTATACATATATCGAACAACAATTGAAAGAGAATTTTCATAAAGAAGTGCTAGAAGAAAAAGTTTCTATTATGCATCGAGAAAAAATGAAAATGCCAGTAGCACGTGATGGTGTGAAAGAATATTTGGAAGAAGCGAAAAGTTTAAATTTGAAAATTGGTTTAGCTTCTAGTTCTTCGAGAGAATGGGTTGTCGGATTTTTGCAAGACTTAGGCATCCGAGAGTATTTTGAAGTGATTAAGACAAAAGAAGATGTTGAGAAGGTAAAACCGGACCCAGCGTTATATAAAGCGGCTATCCTAGAATTAGGCATAGAATCTTCGGAAGCTGTCGTGTTTGAGGATTCTGTAAATGGAGCGAAGGCGGCGATTGCAGCAGGCTTAAAATGTGTTATTGTTCCAAATGATGTGACGAAAGCATTGGTGTTTGAAAATCATCATCTTCGTTTAGAAAGTATGAAAGAAAAAAGTTTAAAAGAAGTACTTCAACATATTATGGCATTATAA
- the mntR gene encoding transcriptional regulator MntR has product MPTPSMEDYIEQIYLLIDEKGYARVSDIAEALSVHPSSVTKMVQKLDKDEYLIYEKYRGLALTAKGKKIGERLVYRHELLEQFMRIIGVDESKIYNDVEGIEHHLSWEAIDRIGDLVQYFEQDELRIEKLRGVQKVNEEQGK; this is encoded by the coding sequence ATGCCTACCCCTAGTATGGAAGATTATATTGAACAAATTTATTTGTTAATTGATGAAAAGGGATATGCCCGCGTCTCTGATATTGCTGAAGCGCTTAGTGTACATCCATCCTCTGTAACGAAAATGGTACAAAAATTAGATAAAGATGAGTATCTCATCTATGAAAAATATAGAGGGCTTGCATTAACAGCAAAAGGGAAAAAGATTGGGGAGCGTCTTGTATATCGTCATGAATTACTAGAACAATTTATGCGTATTATTGGTGTAGATGAGAGTAAAATTTATAATGATGTAGAAGGAATTGAGCATCATTTAAGTTGGGAAGCGATCGATCGCATTGGTGATCTAGTACAATATTTCGAGCAAGATGAGCTTCGAATCGAAAAGCTTCGTGGTGTTCAAAAGGTAAATGAAGAACAGGGAAAGTAA
- the splB gene encoding spore photoproduct lyase codes for MKPFMPKLVYFEPGTLQYPLGKELYEKFTTMGLEIRETTSHNQIRDLPGENDLQKYRNAKETLVVGVRRTLKFDTSKPSAEYAISLATGCMGHCHYCYLQTTLGSKPYVRVYVNLDEIFQKAEQYIEERAPDITRFEAACTSDIVGIDHLTHALKKTIEFIGKNEYGRLRFVTKYSHVDHLLDAKHNGKTRFRFSVNSRYVIKSFEPGTSSFEDRIAAAPKVAGANYPLGFIVTPIYMHESWEEGYRELFERLSDALKDLTLPNLSFELIQHRFTKPAKKVIKQLYPNTKLEMDEEKRKYKWGRYGIGKYVYQKDDAVRLEETMRGYIHEYFPNAKIQYFT; via the coding sequence ATGAAGCCATTTATGCCAAAGCTTGTTTATTTTGAACCAGGGACACTCCAATACCCACTTGGAAAAGAGTTATATGAGAAGTTTACAACGATGGGCTTAGAAATTCGTGAAACAACATCACATAATCAAATTCGTGATTTACCTGGAGAGAATGATTTGCAGAAATACCGTAATGCAAAAGAAACACTCGTTGTCGGTGTGAGAAGGACGTTGAAATTTGATACATCGAAGCCATCGGCAGAATATGCAATCTCACTTGCAACGGGCTGTATGGGACACTGCCATTATTGTTATTTACAAACAACACTAGGTAGTAAACCGTATGTTCGTGTATATGTTAATTTGGATGAGATTTTTCAGAAAGCGGAGCAGTATATAGAGGAACGAGCACCTGACATAACTCGATTTGAAGCGGCGTGTACATCGGATATCGTCGGAATTGATCATTTAACGCATGCTCTAAAGAAAACGATTGAATTTATTGGAAAGAATGAATATGGTCGTCTGCGTTTCGTGACTAAATACTCCCATGTTGACCATTTATTAGATGCAAAGCATAATGGGAAAACGCGTTTTCGCTTCAGTGTTAATTCTCGTTATGTCATAAAAAGCTTTGAACCGGGTACCTCATCATTTGAGGATCGAATTGCAGCTGCACCTAAAGTAGCGGGAGCGAATTATCCACTTGGTTTTATTGTTACCCCGATTTATATGCATGAAAGTTGGGAAGAGGGGTATCGTGAATTATTTGAACGCCTTTCTGATGCGTTAAAAGATTTAACCCTGCCAAATTTATCATTCGAATTGATTCAACATCGCTTTACTAAGCCAGCGAAAAAGGTAATAAAACAACTTTATCCGAATACGAAACTCGAAATGGATGAGGAGAAACGAAAATATAAATGGGGACGATATGGCATTGGAAAATATGTATATCAGAAAGATGATGCAGTAAGGTTAGAGGAAACAATGCGAGGGTATATTCACGAATATTTTCCGAATGCTAAAATTCAATATTTTACATAG